In one window of Hymenobacter nivis DNA:
- the lon gene encoding endopeptidase La — protein sequence MAADPDHLLNGDDAPAKLSLLPVRNTVLFPGVVLPVTVTRRKSAKLVRAIYASGDKLLGVVAQRSPDDAEPTVAELHPVGTLARILKLIEQPDGQVTIIIQGQVRFTIEEELTYAPRLTAQVQYFAETSLNVDVPAEFALLQSLREAAGKVVELSPEIPSEARSMLEGIQSPAFLTHFLCSNVQLDLPAKQRLLELSDPEQQARQLLEALLNQVELLEIKQDIRTKTHTGIDAQQREYFLRQQLKTLQDELGQEGPDQDIGRYRDRALTKKWPEPVAMHFAKEMEKLARTNPMAPDFSVISNYVEFLLDLPWNEYTKDKINLKQTRKILDADHFGLEKVKERILEYLAVLKLKQDLKSPILCLYGPPGVGKTSLGRSIATALGRKYVRLSLGGVRDEAEIRGHRKTYVGAMPGRIIAQIKKAGASNPVIILDEIDKVSADFRGDPSSALLEVLDPEQNSTFVDNYLEVEYDLSKVLFIATANSLDTIQPALRDRMEIIDLTGYTQEEKVQIAKKHLWPKQLREHGLGPQEVKISDGALHRVADDYTRESGVRGLERKLAAVTRNLARRKAGKEPVPAVLDAAEVRRILGAPIYDRDMYQDNDTAGVVTGLAWTSVGGDILFVESLLSRGRGKLTLSGQLGDVMKESAITALSYLRSRADEIGIDYRLFEQYDLHIHFPEGAVPKDGPSAGIAIFTSMASAFTQRRVRPRLAMTGEITLRGKVLPVGGIKEKLLAARRAGMTDIILCAKNRKDVDEITADYLQGLHIHYVDRVLDVLGVALLAELVPHPQKLPVRDEPVPAPGPSVEVQ from the coding sequence ATGGCGGCCGACCCCGACCACCTGCTCAACGGCGACGACGCGCCCGCCAAGCTGTCGCTGCTGCCCGTGCGCAACACTGTGCTGTTTCCGGGCGTGGTGCTGCCAGTCACCGTCACGCGCAGGAAAAGCGCTAAGCTGGTGCGCGCCATCTACGCCAGCGGCGACAAGCTACTCGGCGTAGTGGCCCAGCGCAGCCCCGACGACGCTGAGCCCACTGTGGCCGAGCTGCACCCCGTGGGCACCCTGGCTCGCATCCTCAAGCTCATTGAGCAGCCCGACGGGCAGGTGACCATCATCATCCAGGGCCAGGTGCGCTTCACCATTGAGGAGGAGCTGACCTACGCGCCCCGCCTCACGGCCCAGGTGCAGTACTTCGCCGAAACGTCGCTGAACGTGGACGTGCCCGCCGAATTTGCCCTGCTGCAAAGCTTGCGCGAGGCCGCCGGCAAGGTGGTGGAGCTGAGCCCCGAAATTCCGTCGGAGGCGCGTAGCATGCTCGAAGGCATCCAGTCGCCGGCTTTCCTCACGCATTTTCTGTGCTCGAACGTGCAGCTCGACCTGCCCGCCAAGCAGCGCCTGCTGGAGCTGAGCGACCCCGAGCAGCAGGCCCGCCAGCTGCTCGAAGCGCTGCTGAACCAGGTGGAGCTGCTCGAAATCAAGCAGGATATCCGCACCAAAACCCACACCGGCATCGACGCCCAGCAGCGCGAGTACTTCCTGCGCCAGCAGCTCAAAACCTTGCAGGACGAGCTGGGCCAGGAGGGCCCCGACCAGGACATTGGCCGCTACCGCGACCGGGCCCTGACCAAAAAGTGGCCCGAGCCGGTGGCCATGCACTTCGCCAAAGAGATGGAAAAGCTGGCCCGCACCAACCCGATGGCGCCCGACTTCTCAGTGATTTCCAACTACGTGGAATTCCTGCTCGACCTGCCCTGGAACGAGTACACGAAGGACAAAATCAACCTCAAGCAAACCCGCAAAATCCTCGACGCCGACCATTTCGGCCTGGAGAAGGTGAAGGAGCGCATTCTCGAATATCTGGCCGTGCTCAAGCTGAAGCAGGACTTGAAGTCGCCCATTTTGTGCCTGTACGGCCCCCCCGGCGTGGGTAAAACCTCCCTCGGGCGCAGTATTGCCACGGCGCTGGGCCGCAAGTACGTGCGCCTGAGCCTGGGCGGCGTGCGCGACGAGGCCGAAATCCGCGGGCACCGCAAAACCTACGTGGGCGCCATGCCGGGCCGTATCATTGCCCAAATTAAGAAGGCCGGGGCCAGCAACCCAGTCATCATTCTGGACGAGATTGACAAGGTGAGCGCCGACTTCCGCGGCGACCCCAGCTCGGCCCTGCTCGAAGTGCTCGACCCGGAGCAGAACTCGACCTTCGTCGATAATTATTTAGAGGTAGAGTATGACCTGAGCAAGGTGCTCTTTATTGCCACGGCCAACTCGCTCGACACTATTCAGCCCGCCCTGCGCGACCGGATGGAAATCATCGATCTGACCGGCTATACCCAGGAAGAAAAGGTGCAGATTGCCAAGAAGCACCTGTGGCCCAAGCAGCTGCGTGAGCACGGCCTGGGGCCCCAGGAAGTAAAAATCAGCGACGGGGCCCTGCACCGCGTGGCCGACGACTACACCCGCGAGAGTGGCGTGCGCGGCCTGGAGCGCAAGCTGGCCGCCGTGACGCGCAACCTGGCCCGCCGCAAGGCCGGCAAGGAGCCCGTGCCCGCCGTCCTCGATGCCGCCGAGGTGCGCCGCATCCTGGGGGCCCCCATTTACGACCGCGACATGTACCAGGACAACGACACGGCCGGCGTGGTGACGGGCCTGGCCTGGACCAGCGTGGGCGGCGACATCTTGTTCGTGGAGAGCCTCTTGAGCCGCGGTCGAGGCAAGCTTACGCTCTCGGGCCAGCTCGGCGACGTGATGAAGGAATCGGCCATTACGGCCCTGAGCTACCTGCGCAGCCGGGCCGACGAAATCGGCATCGACTACCGCTTGTTTGAGCAGTACGACCTGCACATTCACTTCCCCGAGGGTGCCGTGCCCAAGGACGGGCCCAGCGCGGGCATCGCCATTTTCACCAGCATGGCCTCGGCCTTCACCCAGCGCCGGGTGCGCCCACGCCTGGCCATGACCGGCGAAATCACGCTCCGCGGTAAGGTGCTGCCAGTGGGCGGCATCAAGGAAAAGCTGCTGGCCGCCCGCCGCGCCGGCATGACGGACATTATCCTCTGCGCCAAAAACCGCAAGGACGTGGACGAAATCACCGCCGACTACCTCCAGGGCCTGCATATTCACTACGTCGACCGCGTGTTGGATGTATTAGGCGTGGCCCTGCTCGCCGAGCTGGTGCCGCACCCCCAAAAGCTGCCCGTGCGCGACGAGCCGGTGCCCGCCCCGGGTCCCAGCGTGGAGGTGCAGTAG
- a CDS encoding OmpA family protein has protein sequence MPVMFCRRALRWLVFAWSLALGPGAWAQAPRPVITPGAYKVRGLGSPTSRRLRLRPDGTPDFVYINKYRFYEDKKALRAIAHAEKRHRYHQARLLLEDYIARFGPENFGRGTGMLWRMGQLLERDSQLVKAKAYYRLALKHRRTDVTKVQLYYDSLEQKTTALYVPLQTYYDLVEYRKNLNTFHPPKGVYTSMGDAVNSKAPDYGPTLAGRDSLLLFSSKRKRRGLTGTVDEDLYISRREGVSWTDAEPLPKPINSPYNEGSACFSKDGRTIFFARCECPTCHGNCDLYTAKLGKDGQWSVPRSLGPAVNSVAWDSQPALSQTEDTLYFASDRLGGFGASDIYFTARQKNGQWGPAQNLGPVVNTRESEVSPFYHPLYHVLYFSSRGQLLNFGDFDIYKTYRVQGRWQEPRNIGPLVNGKGPEYYFTIDRGSRNLYYARSEPTDVGNLDLYSFPLPMEAQPLATTTVAGTLRDSISNKPLQGIVSVIDTDNGVEVASKYLRPDGSFDFELMEGSHYVLLIQSPDFFSVEKKFELKGDTVVSLLTNSLNYKLPLVFKNIEFEAGKANVLAAMHSTLDRLTTFLADHPSYRLSIAGHTDAQGDPDANLLLSQARAEAIRRYIEHRGKIAPARLESGGFGSSQPLKDEANEADARVNRRVEFRILQPDGNAPASGAWK, from the coding sequence ATGCCTGTAATGTTTTGTCGGCGGGCGCTGCGGTGGCTCGTCTTTGCGTGGAGCCTGGCCCTGGGGCCCGGCGCGTGGGCCCAGGCGCCGCGCCCGGTCATTACGCCCGGGGCCTACAAAGTACGCGGCCTGGGCAGCCCCACCAGCCGCCGGCTGCGCCTGCGCCCCGACGGTACGCCCGATTTTGTATACATCAATAAATACCGTTTCTACGAAGACAAAAAGGCCCTACGCGCCATTGCCCACGCCGAAAAGCGCCACCGCTACCACCAGGCCCGGCTGCTGCTCGAAGACTACATCGCGCGGTTCGGGCCCGAAAACTTTGGGCGCGGCACTGGAATGCTCTGGCGCATGGGCCAACTGCTGGAGCGCGACAGCCAGTTGGTGAAGGCCAAGGCGTACTACCGCCTGGCCTTGAAACATCGCCGGACGGATGTTACCAAAGTACAATTGTACTACGATTCGCTGGAGCAAAAAACTACCGCCTTGTACGTGCCGCTGCAAACGTATTACGATCTGGTGGAGTACCGCAAGAACCTCAATACGTTCCATCCGCCCAAGGGCGTGTACACGAGCATGGGCGACGCCGTGAACAGCAAGGCCCCCGACTACGGCCCCACCCTAGCCGGGCGCGATTCGCTGCTGCTCTTCAGCAGCAAGCGCAAGCGCCGGGGCCTGACCGGCACCGTGGACGAGGACCTGTACATCTCGCGGCGCGAGGGCGTGAGCTGGACCGACGCCGAGCCGCTGCCTAAACCCATCAACTCGCCTTATAACGAAGGGTCGGCGTGCTTTAGCAAGGACGGGCGTACCATCTTTTTTGCCCGCTGTGAGTGCCCCACCTGCCACGGCAACTGCGACCTATACACGGCCAAGCTGGGCAAAGACGGCCAGTGGAGCGTGCCCCGCAGCCTGGGCCCCGCCGTGAATTCGGTAGCCTGGGACTCGCAGCCCGCGCTGTCGCAAACCGAAGACACCCTGTACTTTGCCTCCGACCGCCTAGGTGGTTTCGGGGCAAGCGACATCTACTTCACCGCCCGCCAGAAGAACGGCCAGTGGGGCCCCGCCCAAAACCTGGGGCCCGTGGTGAACACCCGTGAAAGCGAGGTCAGCCCCTTCTACCACCCCCTCTACCACGTGTTGTACTTCAGCTCGCGCGGGCAATTGCTGAACTTCGGCGACTTCGACATCTACAAAACCTACCGCGTACAGGGGCGCTGGCAGGAGCCGCGCAACATTGGACCCCTGGTGAACGGCAAGGGCCCCGAGTACTATTTCACCATCGACCGCGGAAGCCGCAACCTCTACTACGCCCGCTCCGAGCCCACCGATGTGGGCAACCTCGACCTCTACTCCTTTCCGCTGCCCATGGAGGCCCAGCCGCTGGCCACCACCACCGTGGCCGGCACCCTGCGCGACTCCATCAGCAACAAGCCGCTGCAAGGCATTGTGAGCGTGATTGATACCGATAACGGCGTGGAAGTGGCCAGCAAGTACCTGCGGCCCGACGGCAGCTTCGACTTCGAGTTGATGGAGGGCTCGCACTACGTGCTGCTCATCCAGAGCCCGGATTTTTTCAGCGTTGAGAAAAAATTTGAGCTTAAAGGCGACACCGTGGTGAGCCTGCTGACGAACAGCTTGAACTACAAGCTACCGCTGGTGTTCAAAAATATCGAGTTTGAGGCCGGTAAGGCCAATGTGCTGGCGGCCATGCACTCCACCCTCGACCGGCTTACGACCTTCCTGGCTGACCACCCCAGCTACCGCCTCAGCATTGCGGGCCACACCGACGCCCAGGGCGACCCCGACGCTAACCTGCTGCTCTCGCAGGCCCGCGCCGAGGCCATTCGCCGCTACATCGAGCACCGGGGTAAGATTGCGCCCGCCCGCCTCGAAAGCGGCGGCTTCGGCAGCTCCCAACCGTTGAAAGACGAGGCCAACGAAGCCGACGCCCGCGTGAACCGCCGCGTGGAGTTCCGCATCCTCCAGCCCGACGGCAACGCCCCGGCCAGCGGGGCCTGGAAATAA
- a CDS encoding DoxX family protein, with product MGYGVAYFISPNMKEEFKRFGLERVGLIAIIFELLGAVGLLVGLRINPILLIASGGLAVLMFLGVAIRIKVKDGLLVSLPALSFMLLNAYIFVKAL from the coding sequence TTGGGCTACGGCGTTGCCTATTTCATCTCGCCCAACATGAAGGAGGAGTTCAAACGGTTTGGGCTGGAAAGGGTGGGGCTGATTGCCATAATTTTCGAGTTGCTCGGGGCCGTGGGGCTGCTGGTGGGCCTAAGAATCAACCCCATCCTGCTGATTGCCTCCGGCGGCTTGGCCGTGCTGATGTTCCTGGGCGTAGCCATCCGCATCAAAGTGAAGGACGGTCTGTTGGTTTCGCTGCCGGCCCTGTCCTTCATGCTACTGAATGCCTACATATTTGTTAAAGCGCTGTAA
- a CDS encoding DoxX family protein, protein MTTAAIIVQLVVALSVIYVWVFRFDNIVLEFKQYGLSDQTRTLVGSTKIALATLLIAGIWYPALVLVPALLMAVLMLAAQYFHYKVNNPLFKRAPSLVLLVLSLFIAYAALHTPAA, encoded by the coding sequence ATGACTACTGCCGCCATCATCGTCCAGCTCGTTGTTGCCCTGTCGGTCATCTACGTGTGGGTCTTCCGCTTCGATAACATCGTACTGGAATTCAAGCAGTACGGCCTGAGCGACCAAACCCGCACGCTGGTAGGGTCCACCAAAATTGCCCTGGCCACCCTGCTGATTGCCGGCATCTGGTACCCGGCCCTGGTGCTGGTGCCCGCCCTGCTCATGGCCGTGCTGATGCTGGCCGCGCAATACTTTCACTACAAGGTCAATAATCCGCTTTTCAAGCGTGCTCCTTCCTTAGTCTTGCTGGTGCTGAGCTTATTCATTGCCTACGCCGCCCTGCATACTCCTGCCGCCTGA
- a CDS encoding 3-oxoacyl-ACP synthase — MADFLPKPALHAACQAFIEQRMAAAALAMQAAQESANSDTKSSAGDKYETGREMATQERDRNAGQLHQARQLAAELARISPDAPCDAVRPGALVHTSLGWFYLAISAGRLVVGGQECFAVSGAAPVALALKGKRAGEAAVFNGKTVQVLAVS; from the coding sequence ATGGCCGATTTTTTACCCAAACCCGCCCTTCACGCCGCCTGCCAGGCCTTCATCGAGCAGCGCATGGCCGCTGCTGCCCTGGCCATGCAGGCCGCCCAGGAATCGGCTAACTCCGACACCAAAAGCAGCGCGGGCGACAAGTACGAAACCGGCCGCGAAATGGCCACCCAGGAGCGCGACCGCAACGCCGGTCAGCTGCACCAGGCCCGGCAGCTGGCTGCTGAGTTGGCCCGCATCAGCCCCGACGCGCCCTGCGACGCGGTGCGCCCGGGGGCCCTGGTGCACACCTCGTTGGGCTGGTTCTACCTGGCCATCAGCGCCGGCCGGCTAGTGGTGGGCGGGCAGGAGTGCTTTGCCGTGTCGGGGGCCGCGCCGGTGGCCCTGGCCCTGAAGGGCAAGCGCGCCGGCGAGGCGGCCGTGTTCAACGGCAAAACGGTGCAGGTGCTGGCCGTTTCGTAG
- a CDS encoding sensor histidine kinase, translating into MDSPPEVTFAPLLFGGIAFMLLAAGALVLFLVVYQKRLLQQQLRLRAAEATHQQALLAAIVEAQELERERIGRDLHDGIGSTIATAKLLVHRLEGPQPLDDRADLLGLVKEIMGTAVQDVRTVSHSLYPVVLARFGLAEALQHLVDVSNEAGTLAVELEVEYPRPLALAQELALYRICQELMHNAFKHAVGATRLGVQLRQRGTLLTLAVDDDGCGFAQPAPGPPALAGAGVGLRSIDVRVQLLRARLHRASGPGQGTHTRVELPSAFVV; encoded by the coding sequence ATGGATTCGCCCCCGGAAGTAACCTTCGCCCCGCTGCTGTTCGGCGGCATTGCGTTCATGCTGCTGGCGGCGGGGGCCCTGGTGCTGTTTTTAGTGGTGTACCAGAAGCGGCTGCTGCAACAGCAACTGCGCCTGCGCGCGGCCGAGGCCACGCACCAGCAGGCGCTACTGGCCGCCATCGTGGAGGCCCAGGAACTGGAGCGGGAACGCATCGGCCGCGACCTCCACGACGGCATCGGCTCGACCATTGCCACGGCCAAACTGCTGGTGCACCGCCTCGAAGGCCCCCAGCCCCTCGACGACCGCGCCGATTTACTCGGCTTGGTGAAAGAAATAATGGGCACCGCCGTGCAGGACGTACGCACCGTATCGCACAGCCTCTACCCGGTGGTGCTGGCCCGTTTTGGCTTGGCCGAAGCCCTTCAGCACTTGGTCGACGTGTCGAACGAAGCCGGCACGCTGGCCGTCGAGCTGGAGGTGGAGTACCCCCGCCCCCTGGCCCTGGCCCAGGAGCTGGCCCTGTACCGCATTTGCCAAGAGCTGATGCACAACGCTTTCAAGCACGCCGTCGGGGCCACGCGTCTCGGCGTGCAGCTGCGGCAGCGCGGCACACTGCTCACGCTGGCCGTGGACGACGACGGCTGCGGCTTTGCGCAACCCGCGCCGGGGCCCCCCGCGCTGGCCGGCGCGGGCGTGGGCCTGCGCAGCATCGACGTGCGGGTGCAACTGCTGCGCGCCCGCCTGCACCGGGCCTCGGGCCCCGGCCAGGGCACCCACACCCGCGTCGAGCTACCCTCGGCCTTTGTGGTGTAA
- a CDS encoding response regulator transcription factor, with protein sequence MASIDFPVRIALLDDHPLFRQGMRYILQALPYVEAVDEAGEFAELLALCRQRLPDVLLLDLQMPGMDGPEVAKTLLAEFPGLKIIVLSMFSADKFITQMLKLGARSYLPKDADQDQLRQALEDVLTTGHHVTPRMARALLRGAPAAPAPAPPLSALVQLTPREEEILRLICEGRTAAEIADHLFISRRTVEGHRQNLLEKTHAPNSTGLVVYAVRHGLLDA encoded by the coding sequence ATGGCTTCCATCGATTTCCCGGTTCGCATTGCGCTACTCGACGACCACCCGCTGTTTCGGCAGGGAATGCGCTACATTTTGCAGGCCCTACCCTACGTGGAGGCCGTGGACGAAGCCGGCGAGTTTGCCGAGCTGCTGGCCCTCTGCCGCCAGCGCCTGCCCGACGTGCTGCTCCTCGACCTGCAAATGCCCGGCATGGACGGCCCCGAAGTAGCCAAAACCCTACTCGCCGAATTCCCCGGCCTGAAAATCATCGTCCTCTCGATGTTTTCCGCCGACAAGTTCATCACCCAAATGCTGAAGCTGGGGGCCCGCAGCTACCTGCCCAAAGACGCCGACCAGGACCAGCTCCGCCAGGCCCTGGAAGACGTGCTCACGACCGGCCACCACGTCACGCCGCGCATGGCGCGGGCGTTGCTGCGCGGGGCCCCGGCGGCCCCGGCCCCCGCGCCGCCGCTCTCGGCCCTGGTGCAGCTCACCCCGCGCGAGGAGGAAATCCTGCGTCTCATCTGCGAGGGCCGCACAGCGGCCGAAATTGCCGACCACCTCTTCATCAGCCGCCGCACCGTGGAGGGCCACCGCCAAAACCTGCTCGAAAAAACCCACGCCCCCAACTCGACCGGCCTGGTAGTGTACGCCGTCCGCCACGGCCTACTGGACGCGTGA
- a CDS encoding slipin family protein produces the protein MGLFTKTYQVRPNSQGFLYRNNVLEKQWEPGRYEVSDWRNQTELLVLPTTSRQVVITNQEVLTSDNIALRFSCVVLYRIADGLRFVNSFDFSQGVGPALNEAEQRVAVAVQLSARVQIGVSTSEDLNERRAELASLQTEALAQRALEFGVVLEMVQLRDLTFPKNIQELFARHLEAKIRAKADLENARTTVATARALKNASELMKGDENIRFYQFLETITKIASKGKHTSLVGEFPQLPK, from the coding sequence ATGGGATTATTTACCAAAACCTATCAGGTACGGCCCAATAGCCAAGGTTTCTTGTACCGCAACAACGTGCTGGAAAAACAGTGGGAGCCGGGGCGTTACGAAGTGTCTGATTGGCGCAACCAGACCGAGTTACTGGTGCTGCCCACTACTTCCCGGCAAGTAGTGATTACCAACCAAGAGGTGCTCACCAGCGATAATATTGCGCTCCGGTTCTCATGCGTGGTACTTTACCGCATTGCCGATGGCTTGCGGTTCGTGAACAGCTTCGATTTCAGCCAGGGCGTAGGCCCGGCCCTGAACGAAGCCGAGCAGCGCGTGGCCGTCGCCGTGCAGCTTTCGGCCCGCGTCCAGATTGGCGTTTCCACCAGCGAGGACCTGAATGAGCGACGGGCCGAGCTTGCCAGTTTGCAGACCGAGGCCCTGGCCCAGCGCGCGCTAGAATTTGGCGTAGTGCTCGAAATGGTGCAGCTGCGCGACCTGACTTTCCCCAAAAATATTCAAGAACTATTCGCCCGGCACTTGGAAGCCAAAATCCGGGCAAAGGCCGACCTAGAAAACGCTCGCACGACTGTGGCTACGGCCCGGGCCCTGAAAAACGCTTCGGAGCTGATGAAGGGCGACGAAAACATCCGGTTTTACCAGTTCCTGGAAACCATCACCAAAATTGCCAGCAAGGGCAAGCACACGTCTCTGGTCGGCGAGTTCCCGCAACTACCGAAGTAG
- a CDS encoding GH3 family domain-containing protein: MGLKSTLSRPLAAYIVHRDRQWQREPVAAQLRLLRLLGATGAPTAFGQAHGLGALRTPADLVRLVPMRDYEGLKPYFDRTQAGEADVLWPGHPLYLAKTSGTTSGTKYIPITRASIGNHINGARDALLHYVHATGRSQFLDGKLMFLSGSPALEQHHGIATGRLSGIANHHVPAYLRRNQLPSYEANIIEDWEAKLDRIVEETLPEDLTLISGIPPWVQMYFDKLIQLTGRPIKDVFPNLNLFVYGGVNFAPYRAKLFESIGRPIDSIELFPASEGFLAFQDQPGNPGLLLLLNSGIFFEFVPAERFFEENPPRLTIADVELDRQYAVVLTSNAGLWGYSLGDTVRFVSLAPHRVVVTGRLKHFLSAFGEHVIGEEVEGALREAMRQYPAVEVVEFTVAPLISADPSQPSRHEWLVEFARAPADAAAFAGALDGALRQRNTYYDDLRKGNILVPLQLTPLPPGAFQRHMKRLGKLGGQNKVPRLSNDRALAEGLLSAQ; this comes from the coding sequence ATGGGATTAAAATCAACGCTGAGCCGGCCCCTGGCCGCCTACATCGTGCACCGTGACCGCCAGTGGCAGCGCGAGCCGGTGGCCGCGCAATTGCGGCTACTGCGGCTGCTGGGCGCCACTGGGGCTCCCACCGCTTTTGGCCAGGCCCACGGCCTGGGGGCCCTGCGCACGCCCGCCGACCTGGTCCGCCTGGTGCCCATGCGCGACTACGAGGGCCTGAAGCCGTACTTCGACCGCACCCAGGCCGGCGAGGCCGACGTGCTCTGGCCCGGCCACCCGCTGTACCTGGCCAAAACCAGCGGCACTACCAGCGGCACCAAGTACATCCCCATCACCCGGGCCAGCATCGGCAACCACATCAACGGGGCCCGTGACGCGCTGCTGCACTACGTGCACGCCACCGGCCGCAGCCAGTTTCTGGACGGTAAGCTGATGTTCCTCAGCGGCTCGCCGGCCCTGGAGCAACACCACGGCATTGCCACCGGCCGCCTCTCGGGCATCGCCAACCACCACGTGCCGGCCTACCTGCGCCGCAACCAACTGCCGAGCTACGAGGCGAACATCATCGAGGACTGGGAGGCCAAGCTCGACCGCATCGTGGAGGAAACGCTGCCCGAAGACCTGACGCTGATTTCGGGCATCCCGCCCTGGGTGCAGATGTACTTCGACAAGCTCATCCAGCTCACCGGCCGGCCCATTAAAGACGTTTTCCCGAACCTCAATCTGTTCGTATACGGCGGCGTCAACTTCGCGCCCTACCGCGCCAAGCTTTTCGAAAGCATCGGCCGGCCCATCGACAGCATCGAGCTGTTTCCGGCCTCCGAGGGCTTCCTGGCCTTCCAGGACCAGCCCGGCAACCCCGGCCTGCTGCTGCTGCTGAACAGCGGCATTTTCTTTGAATTCGTGCCCGCCGAACGGTTTTTTGAGGAGAACCCGCCCCGCCTCACCATCGCCGACGTGGAGTTGGACCGCCAGTACGCCGTCGTCCTCACCTCCAACGCCGGCCTGTGGGGCTACTCGCTCGGCGATACGGTGCGCTTCGTGAGTCTGGCCCCGCACCGGGTGGTAGTCACAGGCCGCCTCAAGCATTTCCTCTCGGCCTTCGGCGAGCACGTCATCGGCGAGGAGGTGGAAGGGGCCCTGCGCGAAGCCATGCGGCAGTATCCGGCGGTGGAAGTAGTGGAGTTCACCGTGGCCCCGCTCATCAGCGCCGACCCCTCGCAGCCCTCGCGCCACGAGTGGCTGGTAGAATTTGCCCGGGCCCCGGCTGATGCCGCCGCCTTCGCCGGGGCCCTGGACGGGGCCCTACGCCAGCGCAACACCTACTACGATGACTTAAGAAAAGGTAATATTCTCGTGCCGTTGCAACTCACGCCGCTGCCGCCCGGCGCGTTCCAGCGCCACATGAAGCGCCTGGGCAAGCTCGGTGGCCAGAATAAAGTGCCCCGCCTGAGTAACGATAGGGCCCTGGCCGAGGGGTTGCTGAGCGCCCAGTAG
- a CDS encoding OsmC family peroxiredoxin — translation MADHAGKAVWNGDIKGSGTLTTDSGQLNAPYSASSRFEGKPGTNPEELIGAAHAGCYTMYLTSVLTKHGHTIENITTTSTVTMNPNDGHPIIEHIHVNTVGKVTGGNITPDDFQKHAEDAKANCPVSKALGAVPKMTLEAKLA, via the coding sequence ATGGCAGATCATGCAGGCAAGGCCGTTTGGAACGGCGACATTAAAGGCAGCGGCACCCTCACCACCGACAGCGGCCAGCTCAACGCGCCGTACTCGGCCAGCAGCCGCTTTGAGGGCAAGCCCGGCACCAACCCCGAGGAGCTGATTGGCGCCGCTCACGCCGGCTGCTACACCATGTACCTCACCAGCGTGCTCACCAAGCACGGCCACACCATCGAGAACATTACCACGACCAGCACCGTGACGATGAACCCCAACGATGGCCACCCAATCATCGAGCACATCCACGTGAACACCGTGGGCAAGGTGACGGGCGGCAACATCACGCCCGACGACTTCCAAAAGCACGCCGAAGACGCCAAGGCCAACTGCCCGGTGTCGAAGGCGCTGGGCGCCGTGCCCAAGATGACGCTCGAAGCCAAGCTGGCCTAG